Proteins from one Coffea arabica cultivar ET-39 chromosome 8c, Coffea Arabica ET-39 HiFi, whole genome shotgun sequence genomic window:
- the LOC113705711 gene encoding uncharacterized protein: MPRSSRTGDLVFDPVVEKTARRTRKETRQLREEHSSATSQRPESEVEPTDSFGNTSSDSDQEEFTMANAQTLRELAAPDLTQQPLCITFPALNDNIPFELKSGLIQLLPSFHGLPGEEPYKHLQEFDVVCNSMKPPGITEEQIKMRAFPFSLKDSAKDWLYYLSPGSITTWGQLKKKFLDKYFPASRAASLRKEICGIKQHPGESLYEYWERYKNLLRRCPQHQISDQLIIQYFYEGLIFRDRSIIDAASGGALVNKTPQEARELIEGMAENSQQFSTREDVPIRRVNEVETSSIQQQLNELTAFVRQQAVRNASQARVCGICTGVGHSADICPMIQEETAEQVNMADHAPAPRKQYDPYSNTYNPGWRDHPNLSYGGNRQPNFTPNRQSNFVPNKPPGYQQQYQPRPPQFPQSGSSTEEMLKQMMTTMAQNQQRTEAAIMQNQQKTDSEMQDIRNQIGQIATRINRLESQNQGKLPSQPELNPKNVSAMTLRSGKEIQGPEPVIPKDEDEEKIENELEREDSNGADPKVLLDPIITVKTNPPPFPSRLEKSKKQDKEKEILEVFHKVEINIPLLDAIKQVPKYAKFLRDLCVNRRRLRGDERVIVGENVSAVL, encoded by the coding sequence ATGCCTCGATCTTCTCGCACAGGTGATTTGGTTTTTGACCCTGTGGTAGAGAAGACCGCGCGTAGAACGAGAAAGGAAACCAGACAGCTCAGAGAAGAGCACTCTAGTGCTACATCTCAAAGACCTGAGTCAGAAGTTGAACCAACAGATTCGTTTGGTAACACTTCGAGTGACTCTGACCAGGAGGAGTTCACCATGGCTAATGCacaaacattaagggagttggctgctcctgatttaacTCAGCAGCCTTTGTGCATTACTTTCCCCGCTTTAAATGACAACATTccatttgaactaaaatctggtcTGATTCAGCTTTTACCCTCTTTTCATGGTTTACCAGGTGAAGAGCCGTATAAGCATCTGCAGGAGTTTGATGTCGTGTGCAATAGTATGAAACCCCCGGGAATCACAgaagagcagataaaaatgagggcattccCCTTCTCCTTGAAAGATTCTGCGAAAGACTGGCTGTACTACCTGTCACCAGGTAGCATCACCACGTGGggccaattgaagaaaaaatttttggataaatattTTCCTGCGTCCAGGGCTGCAAGTCTAAGGAAGGAAATTTGTGGGATCAAGCAGCATCCAGGGGAATCACTTTACGAGTATTGGGAACGATATAAGAACTTGTTGCGCAGGTGCCCCCAACACCAAATAAGTGATCAGTTGATCATACAATATTTTTATGAGGGGCTCATTTTTAGAGACAGGAGCATcattgatgctgcaagtggaggggcacTGGTGAACAAAACCCCTCAGGAAGCACGGGAGTTAATAGAAGGGATGGCAGAGAATTCACAGCAATTCAGTACAAGAGAGGATGTCCCAATACGTAGGGTGAATGAGGTAGAGACATCCTCTATACAGCAGCAGTTAAATGAGTTGACTGCGTTTGTTAGGCAACAGGCTGTGAGAAATGCATCACAAGCCAGGGTATGCGGGATTTGCACTGGTGTAGGCCACTCTGCAGACATATGCCCAATGATTCAGGAAGAAACTGCAGAACAGGTGAATATGGCTGACCACGCGCCCGCGCCAAGGAAGCAGTACGACCCTTACTCAAACACCTACAACCCCGGGTGGAGGGATCATCCCAACCTCAGTTATGGTGGGAATAGGCAACCCAACTTCACGCCGAACAGGCAGTCTAACTTTGTGCCAAATAAGCCACCAGGGTACCAGCAGCAATACCAACCCCGACCACCTCAATTCCCTCAATCTGGTTCATCTACGGAGGAGATGTTGAAACAAATGATGACAACCATGGcgcaaaatcagcaaaggacggagGCAGCTATTATGCAAAATCAGCAAAAGACGGACTCCGAAATGCAGGACATAAGGAATCAGATAGGTCAAATAGCCACCAGAATCAACCGTTTGGAGTCCCAGAACCAAGGGAAGCTGCCATCTCAACCGGAGTTGAATCCGAAGAACGTGAGCGCAATGACCCTAAGGAGTGGGAAAGAAATTCAGGGGCCTGAACCTGTGATTCCCAAGGACGAGGATGAAGAGAAAATCGAAAATGAGCTCGAAAGGGAGGACAGCAATGGTGCAGATCCAAAGGTACTTCTTGACCCAATAATTACAGTTAAAACTAACCCGCCTCCTTTTCCTAGCAGGttggaaaaatcaaagaaacagGATAAGGAGAAGGAGATTTTGGAGGTTTTTCACAAGGTTGAGATAAATATCCCCCTCTTAGACGCCATCAAACAAGTACCAAAATATGCCAAGTTCCTAAGGGACTTGTGTGTTAACCGAAGGCGATTGAGGGGAGATGAACGGGTCATAGTTGGGGAAAATGTGTCTGCGGTCCTGTAG